In the Hordeum vulgare subsp. vulgare chromosome 7H, MorexV3_pseudomolecules_assembly, whole genome shotgun sequence genome, one interval contains:
- the LOC123410683 gene encoding GDSL esterase/lipase At5g45910-like, with the protein MGSRGILVAAAFMAAALAILLPSAEAAYLRGGGPFDSIFAFGDSFTDTGNNPVVFGWYNIFDVVMRPPYGMTFFGGRPTGRNCNGRLIIDFIAQGLGLPLVPPYLSHKGSFRQGANFAVGSATALNSSFFHIGDPPGANPFPLNISLEVQLGWFEELKPYLCQTDQECKDFFGRSLFFVGEFGINDYQYSFGKKSMQEIRAFVPDLIQTISMGAQRVIEHGAKTLVVPGMIPSGCAPPVLVTFEDADASEYDATTGCLKEPNEIVKLHNSLLRDAVQKLRAEHPDVTIIHTDLFNHVMEMVKSPEKFGIKKDDALKVCCGGRGRYHYNLSVACGDEAATTCEDPSTHLFWDGVHLTEAAYHHIAQDWLNTIVSSLPTTASS; encoded by the exons ATGGGTAGTCGTGGAATATTGGTGGCGGCAGCCTTCATGGCGGCGGCGCTTGCCATTTTGCTCCCGTCGGCTGAGGCGGCCTACCTCCGCGGTGGCGGGCCGTTCGACTCCATCTTCGCCTTTGGTGACTCCTTCACGGACACTGGCAACAACCCCGTCGTCTTCGGCTGGTACAACATCTTTGACGTTGTGATGCGCCCTCCCTACGGCATGACCTTCTTCGGCGGTCGCCCCACTGGTCGCAACTGCAACGGCCGCCTCATCATAGACTTCATTG CTCAAGGCCTAGGCTTGCCTCTCGTGCCACCATACCTGTCGCACAAGGGGAGCTTCCGGCAGGGCGCCAACTTCGCTGTCGGCAGCGCCACAGCTCTCaactccagtttcttccacatcgGGGACCCTCCCGGTGCCAACCCGTTCCCCCTCAACATCAGCCTCGAAGTGCAGCTTGGCTGGTTCGAGGAGCTCAAGCCTTACTTGTGCCAAACGGACCAAG AGTGCAAGGATTTCTTTGGCAGATCACTCTTCTTCGTGGGTGAGTTCGGGATCAACGACTACCAATACTCGTTTGGGAAGAAGAGCATGCAAGAAATCAGAGCATTCGTGCCAGATCTCATCCAGACCATCTCCATGGGTGCCCAG AGAGTGATCGAGCATGGGGCCAAGACTCTTGTTGTCCCTGGCATGATCCCGTCTGGATGCGCGCCGCCGGTTCTCGTCACCTTCGAGGACGCCGATGCTTCGGAGTACGACGCCACCACCGGTTGTCTCAAGGAGCCCAACGAGATCGTGAAGCTCCACAACTCTCTGTTGCGAGACGCTGTCCAGAAGCTGCGGGCGGAGCACCCCGATGTGACCATCATCCACACCGACCTGTTCAACCACGTTATGGAGATGGTCAAGTCGCCTGAAAAATTCG GGATTAAAAAAGACGATGCTCTTAAAGTTTGCTGTGGAGGACGTGGGAGGTACCACTACAACCTCTCGGTCGCTTGTGGCGACGAAGCCGCGACGACGTGCGAGGATCCGTCCACTCATCTATTCTGGGATGGTGTCCACCTGACGGAGGCAGCTTACCACCACATTGCTCAAGATTGGCTCAACACCATAGTAAGCAGTCTGCCTACAACAGCTAGCTCTTAA